Proteins found in one Clostridium kluyveri DSM 555 genomic segment:
- a CDS encoding ribonuclease J yields MRKEKEKVKIIPLGGLGEIGKNLTVIEFKNDIIVIDCGLKFPDEEMLGIDVVIPDITYLKKNIDRVRGIFLTHGHEDHIGALPYVLKEINVPVYGSKLTLGIVQTKLKEHNLINSVDLKHVKAKDVIKLDSMLVEFIRTSHSIADSMAIAIHTSAGIILHTGDFKVDYTPIDGSVIDLARFAELSKKGVTVMLCDSTNVERPGYTMSERTVGEAFEKFFASAKSRIIVATFASNIHRIQQVITAAEKYDRKVAVSGRSMENIVEVATELGYLDIKKNTIISIDNINKYNGNKIAIITTGSQGEPMSALSRMAASEHKKVNIIPGDTIIISANSIPGNEKLISRVINQLFKKGADVIYEALADVHVSGHACQEELKLIHTIVKPKFFIPVHGEYRHLKQHADLAVSLGLSPNNVVIADNGDIIEVSKDSIRKSGTVVSGQVFVDGLGVGDVGNIVLRDRRHLSQDGILTVVITMEKESGSVIAGPDIISRGFVYVRESEDLMEEAKELVRNALNECEKKHITEWANIKSNVKEVLRLFLYERTKRKPMILPIIMEV; encoded by the coding sequence TTGCGTAAAGAAAAAGAAAAAGTAAAAATTATTCCATTAGGTGGATTGGGTGAAATCGGGAAAAATCTTACGGTAATAGAATTTAAAAATGATATAATAGTAATTGATTGTGGCTTGAAGTTTCCTGATGAAGAAATGTTGGGTATAGACGTGGTTATCCCCGATATTACTTACCTGAAAAAAAATATTGACAGGGTAAGAGGAATATTTTTGACCCATGGACATGAAGATCATATAGGAGCATTACCTTATGTTCTTAAAGAGATCAATGTGCCAGTGTACGGCAGTAAATTAACTCTTGGCATTGTTCAAACTAAACTGAAAGAACACAATTTAATTAATTCAGTAGATCTTAAACATGTAAAGGCTAAGGATGTAATTAAGTTAGATAGTATGTTGGTAGAATTTATAAGAACTAGCCACAGCATAGCAGATTCCATGGCTATTGCTATACACACTTCAGCGGGTATTATACTCCATACGGGAGATTTCAAAGTTGATTATACACCTATTGATGGAAGTGTAATTGATTTAGCCAGATTTGCAGAGCTTAGTAAAAAAGGTGTAACTGTTATGTTGTGTGATAGTACCAACGTGGAAAGACCAGGTTATACCATGTCTGAAAGAACTGTGGGAGAGGCCTTTGAAAAATTTTTTGCTTCTGCAAAAAGTAGGATAATAGTAGCAACTTTTGCTTCAAATATTCACAGAATACAGCAGGTTATTACTGCGGCAGAGAAGTATGACAGAAAGGTAGCAGTTTCTGGAAGAAGTATGGAAAATATAGTAGAAGTAGCTACAGAACTAGGATATTTAGATATTAAAAAAAATACAATTATAAGCATAGATAATATAAATAAATATAATGGCAATAAAATAGCTATAATAACTACGGGAAGTCAGGGGGAGCCCATGTCAGCTCTTTCGAGAATGGCAGCTTCCGAACACAAGAAAGTGAATATTATTCCGGGAGATACTATAATAATTTCAGCTAATTCCATACCTGGAAATGAGAAATTAATTTCCAGAGTTATAAATCAATTGTTTAAAAAGGGAGCAGATGTAATATATGAAGCCTTGGCGGATGTACATGTATCTGGCCATGCTTGTCAGGAGGAACTAAAATTAATACACACTATTGTAAAACCTAAGTTTTTTATACCGGTACATGGGGAATATAGGCATTTAAAACAGCATGCAGATTTAGCTGTAAGCCTTGGACTTTCTCCAAATAATGTAGTTATAGCAGATAATGGTGATATTATAGAAGTTTCTAAAGATTCTATAAGAAAAAGTGGTACAGTAGTATCTGGACAGGTATTTGTAGATGGCCTTGGGGTAGGAGATGTAGGAAATATAGTTTTAAGGGATAGAAGGCATCTGTCTCAGGATGGAATACTTACAGTAGTAATTACTATGGAGAAGGAAAGTGGAAGTGTTATTGCAGGACCTGATATAATATCTAGAGGTTTTGTTTATGTTAGAGAGTCTGAAGATTTAATGGAAGAAGCAAAAGAATTAGTGAGAAATGCTTTGAATGAATGTGAGAAAAAGCATATTACAGAATGGGCAAATATAAAGTCTAATGTGAAAGAGGTACTCAGGCTGTTTCTGTATGAAAGGACAAAGAGAAAGCCTATGATATTACCTATAATTATGGAAGTATAA
- the ruvX gene encoding Holliday junction resolvase RuvX yields MRILGLDIGNKTIGVALSDPLGITAQGITTIKRKGEDRDIEELKAICDKYKVEVIVCGLPKNMNGTLGPQSEKVLKFCNIIEEVINLPIKMWDERLTTVAANKAMLEADLSRAKRKKIVDKMAATYILQGYLDRISK; encoded by the coding sequence TTGAGAATACTTGGATTGGATATAGGAAATAAAACTATAGGAGTGGCTTTAAGTGATCCATTAGGAATAACTGCACAGGGAATTACTACCATAAAGAGAAAAGGGGAAGACAGGGATATTGAGGAGCTGAAAGCCATATGTGATAAATATAAGGTGGAAGTAATTGTTTGTGGGCTGCCTAAAAATATGAATGGAACTTTAGGACCTCAAAGTGAAAAGGTATTAAAATTTTGTAATATTATAGAGGAAGTCATAAATTTGCCTATAAAAATGTGGGATGAGAGACTTACTACAGTGGCGGCTAACAAAGCCATGCTGGAAGCGGATTTGTCTAGGGCAAAGAGAAAAAAAATAGTGGATAAAATGGCGGCTACATACATATTGCAGGGGTATTTAGATAGAATTTCAAAATAG
- a CDS encoding Fur family transcriptional regulator: MSKLSTSEIERLKNSLKEKGYKLTPQRRAVVDIIIKNEGKHLTTEQIYDQVKIDCPEIGLATVYRTVQLLEDIGVICKLDLNDGCNRYEIVHREENHHHHHLICTKCSKIIEVTDDLLESLERKIEGKYNFKILNHSLKFYGICSECTKKSK, from the coding sequence ATGTCGAAGCTTTCTACTTCAGAAATAGAGAGGTTAAAAAATAGTTTGAAAGAAAAGGGATATAAACTTACACCACAAAGACGGGCTGTAGTAGATATTATAATAAAAAATGAAGGAAAACATCTCACTACAGAGCAGATATATGATCAGGTTAAAATTGATTGTCCTGAAATTGGCTTGGCTACAGTTTATAGGACTGTACAGCTTTTAGAGGATATAGGAGTTATATGTAAATTGGATTTAAATGATGGATGTAATAGATACGAAATAGTCCATAGGGAAGAAAACCATCATCACCATCATCTAATATGTACTAAATGTTCTAAAATAATTGAAGTAACTGATGATCTTTTGGAGTCTTTGGAGAGAAAAATAGAAGGAAAATATAATTTTAAAATCCTAAATCATAGTTTGAAATTTTATGGTATATGCAGTGAATGTACAAAAAAATCAAAATAA
- a CDS encoding IreB family regulatory phosphoprotein, which translates to MSKDNTIQFDISESKKALTREILTEVYDSLIKKGYNPVNQLVGYLISGDPTYITNYNGARSLVRKLERDEILEEVLKAYLGIK; encoded by the coding sequence ATGAGCAAGGATAATACCATTCAGTTTGATATTTCTGAAAGTAAGAAGGCTTTGACTAGAGAAATATTAACTGAAGTTTATGATTCGCTAATTAAAAAGGGATATAATCCTGTAAATCAATTGGTAGGGTATTTGATTTCAGGTGATCCGACTTATATAACAAATTATAATGGAGCAAGGTCATTGGTTAGAAAGCTTGAGAGAGATGAAATACTTGAAGAAGTCTTAAAAGCATATTTAGGTATAAAATAA
- a CDS encoding DUF1292 domain-containing protein encodes MENDVSSLMLEDEKGDKVKFQVVTKFDIEDREYIIVVPEENEDSKEAIVLKIVEGEDGREAFITVEDDEEFNQVSEVYEALFND; translated from the coding sequence ATGGAAAATGATGTTAGCAGTTTAATGCTGGAGGATGAAAAGGGAGATAAGGTTAAATTTCAGGTGGTGACTAAATTTGATATAGAGGATAGAGAGTATATAATTGTAGTGCCTGAGGAAAATGAAGATTCTAAGGAGGCAATAGTACTAAAAATAGTTGAAGGGGAAGATGGAAGGGAAGCATTTATAACAGTGGAAGATGATGAGGAATTCAATCAGGTTTCAGAAGTTTATGAAGCTCTGTTTAATGATTAA